The genomic DNA GCATCTGCAAATCAACAGCAACATTTTGCAGATTGAAAACGAACTGTATGCACCGATTCGCCCAAAACGTGTGACCCGCGATGGCGAAACCCCATCCGATGCGCTGCTGCGCGGCGGTATCGAATATATCGAAGTACGCTCGCTGGACATCAACCCGTTCTCACCGATTGGCGTGGACGAGCAGCAGATTCGCTTCCTCGACCTGTTTATGGTCTGGTGCGTGCTGGCCGATGCGCCGGAGATGAGCAGCGATGAGCTGCTGTGCACTCGCACTAACTGGAATCGCGTGATTCTGGAAGGGCGTAAGCCGGGGCTGACGCTGGGGATTGGCTGTGAAACGGCGCAGTTCCCGCTGACCAAAGTGGGTAAAGATTTGTTCCACGATCTGAAACGCGTAGCCCAGACTATGGACGGTATGAATGGCGGGACGGCGTATCAGAAAGTATGCGATGAACTGGTGGCCTGCTTTGATAATCCGGATTTAACCTTCTCGGCGCGCATTCTGCGTTCTATGCTTGATCAGGGCATTGGGGGGACCGGTAAGGCTCTGGCGGAACAGTACCGCACGATGCTGCGTGAAGAGCCGCTGGAGATTCTCAGCGAAGAGGATTTTGCCAACGAGCGGGATGCTTCAAGAGCGCGTCAGCGTCAGATTGAAGCTGCGGATAACGAATCGTTTGAAGCGCTGCTGGCAAGACACGCCTGATACAAAAGAAAAAGGCCACATCACTGTGGCCAAAATATACATCTCTGAATCAGGGATGATGATAACAAATGCGCGTCTTTCATATACTAAGACTGGCATGGGAACAAAGAGTTCAGTTTATTTTAAAAAAAATCACATTAACCTGAAGCAGAACGCGGCGTATTACAGAAAATTGATTCTATTCAAATGGTTATGTTGATAATCGGATAGAAAAAATTGCACGCCCGGGAGCATGAAGGTGATATCGGAGGTTACGAAATGCCGTTGTTAGATAGCTTCACAGTCGATCATACCCGTATGGAAGCCCCAGCCGTTCGCGTTGCGAAGAAAATGAACACGCCGCACGGCGATGCGATCACCGTTTTTGATCTGCGTTTTTGTGTGCCGAACAAAGAAGTGATGCCGGAAAGAGGGATCCATACCCTGGAGCACCTGTTTGCGGGCTTTATGCGCGATCATCTGAACGGTAACGGCGTTGAGATTATCGACATTTCTCCGATGGGCTGCCGTACCGGTTTCTACATGAGCCTGATCGGTACGCCGGACGAGCAGCGCGTTGCGGATGCCTGGAAAGCGGCGATGGCTGACGTGCTGAAGGTGAAGGATCAAAACCAGATCCCAGAGCTGAACGTGTATCAGTGCGGTACCTACGAAATGCACTCCCTGAGCGAAGCGCAGGACATTGCCCGTCATATTATCGAACGCGACGTTCGTATCAACAGCAATGATGAACTGGCGCTGCCGAAAGAAAAACTGCAGGAACTGCACATCTAGTTTCTGTTGGTATCGATAATATCGAGCCCCTGCGCGAGCGCAGGGGCTTTTTTATGCGCGAAAGCATATTCATAAATAAAATAATAAAAATAGAAGATAGTTATTTTATGTATTTATCTGAGGCGGAAGGCGCGCGCAGAAAATAAAATCTCTCTTTAATAGTGGGATTAAGATAAATATCGATCACATAAAATGAAAAACATAATCAGTTAGCCGAAAAACATAATAGATCCTGTTCCTGAATGCGTAAAAAATAGCGCCTGTTGAAATCGGTTGCATTCGCTAAAAATACAGGAGTTTATATGTCTTCAGGGGATAGGATCTCTATTAAGGAAAAAATTGGCTATAGCCTGGGAGATGCCGCCAGTCATATCGTGTTTGACTCATCGGTTGCTATTCTGGCTTATTTCTACACCGATATTTATGGTTTGCCGCCGGCGGTGATGGGCACCATGTTCCTGCTGGTGCGCCTGCTGGATGCGATAACCGATCCCATCATGGGGGCGATTGCCGATGCCACCTCGACGCGCTGGGGGCGCTTCCGCCCGTGGCTGCTGGCTATCTGCATCCCGTTTGCGGTCAGCTGCGTACTGGTTTACTCCATCCCGTCATTCTCCGACACCGGGAAGGTGGTTTATGCGGTGGTGGCGTATATCTTTATGACGCTGATGTACACCGCCATTAATATCCCTTACTGCTCGTTGGGCGCAGCGATTACTGCCGATCCGCGTGAAAACCTGTCGCTGCAGTCGTGGCGCTTTGCGATAACGCCTATCGGCGGCGCGCTAGGGACTGCGCTGATTCTACCGCTGGCGGATTTCCTCTATCCGGGTGACCGCGCTACCGGTATTCAGGTGTCGATGGCGCTGTTCGGGGTGATAGGCTGCCTGATGTTCATCGTCTGTTTCTTTACAACCAAAGAGCGCGTGCAGCCGGTGAAAGAGGAGAACCTGAACATCGTGCGCGACGTGAAGATTCTGTTCAAAAACGATCAGTGGCTGATTATGTCGGTCTACAACTTCATGATGCTGGTGGCCGTGGTGCTGCGCGGCGGCGCGGTGGTGTACTACATTAATACGGTGCTGAATAAAGGCTCGGATATCATCACGCTGTTTATGCTGGGCGGTATGTTCGCATCAATGGCTGGCTCCGTTCTTGCTAAACCCTTTGGCACCCGCTTCTGCAAGGTAAAACTGTCTTTCTGGATCAACCTGCTGATTGCGGTATTCGGCGTACTATGCTTCTTTATGCCGCCGGAGTTATGGATTGTCGTGCTGTTAATTCA from Klebsiella sp. WP3-W18-ESBL-02 includes the following:
- the luxS gene encoding S-ribosylhomocysteine lyase, which gives rise to MPLLDSFTVDHTRMEAPAVRVAKKMNTPHGDAITVFDLRFCVPNKEVMPERGIHTLEHLFAGFMRDHLNGNGVEIIDISPMGCRTGFYMSLIGTPDEQRVADAWKAAMADVLKVKDQNQIPELNVYQCGTYEMHSLSEAQDIARHIIERDVRINSNDELALPKEKLQELHI
- a CDS encoding glycoside-pentoside-hexuronide (GPH):cation symporter: MSSGDRISIKEKIGYSLGDAASHIVFDSSVAILAYFYTDIYGLPPAVMGTMFLLVRLLDAITDPIMGAIADATSTRWGRFRPWLLAICIPFAVSCVLVYSIPSFSDTGKVVYAVVAYIFMTLMYTAINIPYCSLGAAITADPRENLSLQSWRFAITPIGGALGTALILPLADFLYPGDRATGIQVSMALFGVIGCLMFIVCFFTTKERVQPVKEENLNIVRDVKILFKNDQWLIMSVYNFMMLVAVVLRGGAVVYYINTVLNKGSDIITLFMLGGMFASMAGSVLAKPFGTRFCKVKLSFWINLLIAVFGVLCFFMPPELWIVVLLIHLIIMLIQGGNGALQWSMITDANNYGEWKTQRRITGMNVAANIFVIKLGVAVGGAVLGWVLAYFHYESNVAVQSASAAQGVMLLFTLVPALFYVLTAFSIKFYGLNESRMNHIVDDLKQGAFANSSH